Proteins from one Coregonus clupeaformis isolate EN_2021a chromosome 29, ASM2061545v1, whole genome shotgun sequence genomic window:
- the cldn23l gene encoding claudin-23 gives MQTPASMVMGIVFAPLGLVLVFMAAITPQWREGQTQLVGVAGAEPRLLLRTDGLWESCLQVAHSELKQCWPVEGAYQSDPQVRLAQGLVLSSLFLCGAGIMLASVGVRCWTDLPLRSVAVAGGLLVVLSGLLSLTALGVYTHNLGILGMEQTPPHRPHHRLPQLTLHPAGSLYFGWVGGCVQVLGGMALLLSFKIRPRCPSFTACSQLKNKQDTEVYDVSC, from the coding sequence ATGCAAACCCCTGCCTCCATGGTGATGGGCATCGTGTTCGCCCCTCTGGGCCTGGTGCTGGTCTTCATGGCAGCCATCACGCCCCAGTGGAGGGAGGGGCAGACCCAGCTGGTGGGCGTGGCTGGGGCTGAGCCCCGCCTCCTCCTGCGCACCGATGGCCTATGGGAGAGCTGCTTGCAGGTGGCCCACTCGGAGCTGAAGCAGTGCTGGCCAGTAGAAGGCGCCtaccagagcgacccacaggtgAGGCTGGCGCAAGGCCTTGTGCTCAGCTCCTTGTTCCTTTGTGGTGCGGGCATCATGCTGGCCAGTGTGGGGGTGAGGTGCTGGACCGACCTGCCCCTGAGAAGCGTGGCGGTGGCCGGAGGCCTGCTAGTGGTGCTGTCAGGCCTGCTGAGTTTAACCGCACTGGGGGTGTACACACACAACCTGGGAATACTGGGGATGGAGCAGACACCCCCCCACAGACCTCATCATAGGCTGCCCCAGCTCACTCTGCACCCGGCCGGGTCGCTCTACTTCGGCTGGGTGGGGGGATGTGTACAGGTGCTGGGGGGGATGGCTCTGCTGCTCAGCTTCAAGATTCGGCCCAGATGTCCTTCCTTTACCGCCTGCTCACAGCTGAAGAACAAGCAGGACACAGAGGTGTACGACGTCAGCTGCTAG